A single genomic interval of Coccidioides posadasii str. Silveira chromosome 1, complete sequence harbors:
- a CDS encoding uncharacterized protein (EggNog:ENOG410PXF6): MAQGQKRKHASDSPPVRRTRRQTLMQVDEASAAVPDTTHSCFDNPMLPSEESSLPSEEHLNIPTQERKELLVELANALETDKVRAAFWACLQVCDIDQLRELIRQAKAAPQLMSLLARDCHSLPRLWKQLVTRSNSSTTTSPKEKSIKSRASGPKEQACERDNSSCVFTKSPIFEVAHIYPHCLIRPATPPNERTDEIQGFWKILEFFWKPEKIQQWRQEIFCCPNNPNDGSDACFNLICMQPTIHTAWTKGLFALRPLEYNEDKSKLDVEWYWQPKQSHGPYDLVDLRKPPSSSRDLDEVDGCTVALESSPNNFARLKSGHRFTLGTPDAQRLPLPSRALLELQWNLNRIVSMSAAGEDDDDDERRSYTEKWVNQLQEHVICSEPGLSASTYYPPLPSYLHA; encoded by the coding sequence ATGGCTCAGGGGCAGAagagaaaacatgcaagcgACAGCCCTCCTGTGCGCCGGACACGTCGCCAAACATTGATGCAAGTCGATGAAGCCTCAGCTGCGGTTCCAGACACAACCCACTCATGCTTTGATAACCCCATGCTCCCATCGGAAGAATCTTCGCTGCCCTCAGAGGAACATTTGAACATCCCGACACAAGAGCGAAAAGAGCTTCTGGTCGAGCTTGCAAACGCCCTAGAGACTGACAAAGTGCGTGCTGCTTTTTGGGCCTGCCTCCAGGTGTGTGACATTGATCAACTTCGAGAGCTCATTCGCCAAGCCAAAGCCGCTCCTCAACTTATGTCCCTCCTTGCGCGTGATTGCCACTCGCTCCCTCGACTTTGGAAGCAACTGGTGACTCGGTCAAACTCATCTACAACTACATCACCAAAGGAAAAATCAATCAAGTCTCGTGCAAGCGGTCCAAAAGAGCAAGCTTGTGAACGAGATAACTCCAGTTGCGTGTTCACCAAGTCGCCAATCTTCGAGGTCGCACACATATATCCGCATTGCTTGATTCGCCCTGCAACACCTCCAAATGAGCGCACCGACGAAATCCAAGGCTTCTGGAAGATTTTAGAATTCTTCTGGAAACCAGAAAAAATTCAGCAATGGCGTCAAGAAATCTTTTGCTGCCCCAACAATCCGAACGACGGTTCCGATGCGTGTTTTAATTTGATTTGTATGCAGCCAACCATTCACACAGCTTGGACCAAGGGTCTCTTTGCTCTTCGTCCGCTTGAATACAATGAGGACAAATCAAAACTTGACGTGGAATGGTACTGGCAACCCAAACAGAGCCATGGACCGTACGATCTTGTCGACCTCAGAAAGCCCCCATCCTCGTCAAGGGACCTCGACGAGGTTGATGGCTGCACAGTCGCACTAGAGTCCTCACCGAACAACTTCGCTCGGCTCAAATCTGGCCATCGGTTCACTCTAGGAACTCCTGACGCGCAACGTCTTCCTCTACCAAGTAGGGCGTTACTTGAGTTGCAATGGAATTTAAATCGGATCGTCTCAATGTCTGCCGCaggagaagatgatgatgatgatgaacgTCGGTCGTACACTGAGAAGTGGGTGAATCAATTACAAGAACATGTCATCTGTTCAGAACCCGGTTTGTCTGCATCCACTTATTACCCGCCCCTTCCTTCTTATCTCCACGCGTGA